A single genomic interval of Armigeres subalbatus isolate Guangzhou_Male chromosome 1, GZ_Asu_2, whole genome shotgun sequence harbors:
- the LOC134210884 gene encoding uncharacterized protein LOC134210884, which translates to MGEYESLSKNHDSKSQFSSKNSESIIDNHVMISREAVTPSREPERARQNAIEIKSRFEKNDAQSNSSLSVEVCESLNKNDDSKSHFTSRNLESIVDSKVLITREAVTPSRESERVLQNAIEIKSRFKKDDAQSNSSLSVEACEGLNKNDDSKSHFTSEKLESIVDSNVVITEADSAQLKNDIIEHSTKTLENNEDKERRKSLITTLPEIVVKSNETSEVINGYVEPDLKFSDRERSQQYAPTADTKQSKNHNPNDESFSSPVQHKPTEDCNEFQHESELNVTAGDVRRKSPISRQTFGSFQFPRHIDASNTSSTSLAWSYLPQLSTSHSTSSLASLRSNSCNTAAASQSPVQRRQLKSYAQRHHRSSFHVLPN; encoded by the coding sequence ATGGGAGAGTACGAAAGTTTAAGCAAAAATCATGATTCAAAGTCTCAATTCTCATCAAAAAATTCAGAGTCGATAATTGATAACCATGTGATGATTAGTCGTGAAGCAGTAACGCCATCCAGAGAGCCGGAACGGGCTCGGCAAAATGCTATTGAGATTAAGTCCCGATTTGAAAAGAATGATGCGCAATCGAACTCCAGCTTGTCGGTAGAAGTGTGCGaaagtttaaataaaaatgatgaTTCGAAGTCTCATTTCACATCAAGAAATTTAGAGTCGATAGTTGATAGCAAAGTGTTGATTACTCGCGAAGCAGTGACGCCATCCAGAGAGTCGGAACGGGTTCTGCAGAATGCTATTGAGATTAAATCCCGATTTAAGAAGGACGATGCGCAATCGAATTCCAGTTTGTCGGTGGAAGCGTGCGAAGGTTTAAACAAAAATGATGATTCAAAGTCTCATTTCACATCAGAAAAATTAGAGTCGATAGTTGATAGCAATGTGGTGATTACAGAAGCTGATTCAGCTCAGTTGAAGAACGATATTATTGAGCATTCAACGAAAACACTTGAAAATAACGAAGATAAGGAAAGGCGAAAGTCTTTAATTACTACTTTGCCCGAAATAGTTGTAAAATCTAACGAAACAAGTGAAGTGATCAATGGTTATGTTGAACCCGACTTAAAATTCAGTGACCGAGAACGATCACAACAATACGCTCCAACCGCCGATACAAAGCAATCGAAAAACCATAATCCCAACGACGAGTCGTTTTCAAGTCCTGTTCAGCACAAACCAACCGAAGACTGTAACGAGTTCCAACATGAATCGGAACTAAATGTCACAGCTGGTGACGTTCGGCGCAAATCTCCCATCAGTCGTCAAACATTCGGTTCGTTCCAGTTTCCGCGCCACATCGACGCTTCCAACACAAGTTCCACCAGCCTCGCCTGGTCCTATTTACCCCAGCTATCGACGTCGCATTCAACTTCATCTCTGGCCTCTCTCCGGTCCAACTCCTGCAACACCGCAGCCGCTTCCCAATCGCCGGTGCAACGCCGTCAGCTGAAATCCTACGCCCAGCGGCACCACCGTTCCAGCTTCCATGTGTTACCGAACTAA